The following coding sequences lie in one Trichoderma breve strain T069 chromosome 1, whole genome shotgun sequence genomic window:
- a CDS encoding transport protein avl9 domain-containing protein, producing the protein MTTERIKVPPNGLELKSVLSPITPTIPTTPFVSGFTPLVTVVGFHHARGPEVESWFGAEEGVDPAAKYGWTLLPFMALSDGAHASEEDFSYFTLLRPETDDGPATSLFGISCTRQLDSSQLINRPADVTRSTVQKAVVVIADSPQFFGMLRQRLSIVTQAWFAQREFTDVDILRGFQDSLADEKRRGLLQEEAQRDQYLGMSLRELIHEFKWQALVLLKCCLLQPKMLFFGSRCDRLCMVQFSLISLIPGLIRNLQDCADPELNSHEKKLAQPTSLQSSNRNSLLTYMGLPLQIFGKGSIFGPYTPLQQLDLLADVGTKSYLVGSTNSLLLQQKDRYSDIIINLDDNTINITSPSLRQALSLTAADRRWIDFLTQEVNDTWDESNPSTPKTMKYVGSEEYIRAQFEGYIIGLISSVKFHNYLVSSANAGRNTSESDPAVDFGLDWVEAWARTENYRMWDSHTDTNLFAVSEPRHPMAGGLSIEDVQRRIAEQVKELHLDERFAQGRDILGRNFAAGREKASTMLNRLYNDMEQMREAQRRRNEETARLTEGNGSKRNSMNGINGDANKSQETVSSRASAYMASWASWAGEKRKNGGWGAGWGKKKVDETASMPTSPIEKDYQFVSMLASRGNSTEAYRPMTQGSFSESILSAADSDRPGTGSSGADASAPLTQYPREFDDGFHEETLVGNGGTKRAD; encoded by the exons ATGACCACCGAGAGAATCAAGGTCCCGCCCAATGGGCTCGAACTCAAGAGTGTCTTATCGCCAATTACCCCGACGATACCCACCACCCCGTTTGTGTCTGGCTTTACGCCGCTGGTGACGGTTGTTGGCTTCCATCATGCGCGGGGTCCCGAGGTCGAGAGCTGGTTTGGAGCCGAGGAGGGCGTTGACCCGGCCGCCAAGTATGGATGGACTCTGCTGCCGTTCATGGCTCTGAGTGACGGAGCGCATGC GTCGGAGGAGGATTTTTCCTACTTTACCCTGCTGCGGCCCGAGACCGACGACGGACCTGCAACATCTCTGTTCGGCATATCATGCACTCGCCAGCTCGATTCCTCGCAGCTCATCAACCGGCCTGCCGATGTTACTCGCTCAACCGTGCAGAAAGCGGTTGTCGTCATCGCAGATAGCCCCCAGTTCTTTGGCATGCTGAGGCAGCGTCTCAGCATAGTCACCCAAGCATGGTTTGCCCAGCGCGAGTTTACAGACGTTGATATCCTGCGAGGCTTCCAGGACAGTCTCGCAGATGAAAAGCGTCGAGGCCTTTTGCAAGAAGAGGCGCAGCGGGACCAGTATTTGGGCATGAGTCTGCGCGAGCTGATTCACGAGTTCAAATGGCAGGCCCTGGTGCTACTCAAATgctgtcttcttcagcccAAG atgctcttctttggctcTCGATGCGATCGGTTATGCATGGTCcaattttctctcatttcACTGATACCCGGACTCATTCGTAACCTCCAAGATTGCGCAGATCCCGAGCTCAACAGCCACGAAAAGAAACTTGCCCAGCCGACGAGTTTGCAGAGTAGTAATCGCAACTCGCTTCTGACCTATATGGGCCTCCCACTACAGATATTTGGCAAA GGAAGCATATTTGGACCATATACCCCATTACAGCAACTCGACCTGCTGGCCGATGTCGGCACAAAATCCTACCTTGTCGGCAGCACCAACTCTCTACTTCTCCAACAAAAGGATCGTTACAGCGACATCATTATAAATCTCGATGATaacaccatcaacatcacgTCGCCTTCTCTAAGGCAGGCATTGTCCCTGACTGCAGCGGACAGGAGATGGATCGACTTCTTGACCCAGGAGGTCAACGATACCTGGGACGAGTCCAATCCCAGCACGCCAAAGACGATGAAATACGTGGGAAGCGAAGAGTACATTAGAGCCCAGTTTGAAGGCTACATCATTGGCCTGATATCCTCCGTCAAGTTCCACAACTATCTCgtcagcagcgccaatgCTGGCCGTAACACATCGGAGAGCGACCCCGCCGTCGACTTTGGGCTTGATTGGGTTGAGGCATGGGCGCGAACTGAAAACTACCGCATGTGGGACTCACACACTGATACGAACCTCTTTGCCGTCTCCGAGCCGAGGCACCCCATGGCTGGCGGCCTCTCCATCGAGGACGTCCAGAGACGTATAGCAGAGCAGGTAAAGGAGCTTCATCTCGACGAACGCTTTGCCCAGGGCCGTGACATCCTGGGGCGCAACTTTGCCGCTGGGCGGGAGAAGGCATCGACAATGCTCAACAGGCTGTATAACGACATGGAGCAGATGCGTGAGGCACAGCGCCGTCGTAACGAGGAAACCGCTAGACTTACCGAAGGCAacggcagcaaaagaaacagCATGAACGGTATCAACGGGGACGCGAACAAATCGCAGGAGACAGTaagcagcagagccagcGCCTACATGGCAAGCTGGGCGTCTTGGGCCggcgagaagcgcaagaacGGCGGATGGGGCGCGGGCtggggcaagaagaaggtcgaCGAGACGGCGTCGATGCCGACGAGCCCCATTGAGAAGGACTATCAGTTCGTCAGCATGCTGGCTTCGCGCGGCAACTCGACCGAGGCGTACCGGCCCATGACGCAGGGCAGCTTCAGTGAGAGCATTCTTTCTGCGGCGGATAGTGATAGGCCTGGCACGGGGTCTTCGGGGGCTGATGCTTCGGCTCCGTTGACGCAGTATCCGAGGGAGTTTGATGATGGGTTTCATGAGGAGACGCTGGTTGGCAATGGCGGGACCAAAAGAGCTGATTGA